In a single window of the Nitrospira sp. MA-1 genome:
- a CDS encoding AAA family ATPase: MVKSCNKKFITMYLAFYGLKKEPFHTTPDPNFLYLSPSHKEAMGAIIYGIERRKGFVAIYGEVGVGKTTIIRAYLEKTSDRKQKTVYILNPVLSFHGLLTDIFRSLDLVPSHDDSAEMVNQLQEALIQEYRRDSTVVLVIDEAQNMPVKTLEQLRLLSNLETSTDKLIQIVLIGQPELTTLLNHPTLKSLNQRIALRATIHPLQQKESQAYIEHRIALSSSTGAPLFTQGAMKLIIREAQGIPRRINILCDNALITGYGKQQKPVSINEVREILVDMNGSRSSYLVKWAVGVAVVILLAIGAFLLSPIFLPGNAGVSQVGLSERDSQNVRATSSEKMSQESIGQPGEPLMPMAPSGSEIDRPIPHTDRGGDGVMTKTPVEKVIESAKSDGKIRDHTEAASKSSSVLPVTRAVREGDNLSQIANEAYGSSSRQYVEWLRRHNPEISDPDIILPGQKIVLPEYVKE, from the coding sequence TTGGTCAAAAGCTGTAATAAGAAATTTATCACTATGTATCTAGCATTTTACGGACTCAAAAAAGAACCATTTCATACCACTCCTGACCCAAATTTCCTTTATCTGAGCCCCAGCCATAAGGAAGCGATGGGGGCTATTATCTATGGAATTGAGAGAAGAAAAGGTTTTGTCGCCATTTATGGCGAAGTCGGGGTTGGGAAAACGACGATTATTCGTGCGTATCTTGAAAAGACGAGTGACCGGAAACAGAAAACAGTCTACATTCTTAATCCAGTATTATCTTTTCATGGGCTTCTGACCGACATATTTCGAAGCCTGGACCTTGTCCCGTCTCATGATGATTCCGCTGAGATGGTCAATCAACTTCAGGAAGCGTTGATTCAAGAATACCGGCGGGATAGCACCGTTGTGCTGGTAATTGACGAAGCTCAAAATATGCCAGTTAAAACATTGGAGCAGTTGCGGCTGCTTTCTAACCTGGAAACATCCACAGACAAACTTATCCAAATTGTGTTAATCGGGCAACCAGAATTAACAACATTGCTGAATCATCCTACCCTGAAATCCTTAAACCAGCGCATTGCCCTCCGGGCAACAATCCATCCGCTGCAACAGAAAGAAAGCCAAGCCTATATTGAGCATCGGATTGCACTATCATCATCCACCGGGGCGCCTTTATTTACGCAAGGAGCCATGAAACTGATTATTCGTGAGGCTCAGGGGATTCCACGGAGAATTAATATTCTTTGTGATAATGCGCTGATTACTGGATATGGCAAGCAACAAAAACCGGTCTCTATTAACGAGGTGCGAGAAATTCTTGTTGACATGAATGGCTCTCGTTCCTCATATCTTGTGAAGTGGGCGGTCGGTGTTGCTGTGGTCATACTCTTAGCAATTGGTGCTTTTTTATTAAGCCCGATTTTTCTTCCTGGAAACGCTGGAGTATCCCAAGTAGGCCTGAGCGAACGTGACAGTCAGAACGTGAGGGCGACCTCCTCTGAAAAAATGTCTCAGGAAAGCATAGGTCAACCTGGAGAGCCGTTGATGCCTATGGCCCCATCTGGCTCAGAAATTGATAGACCTATTCCTCATACAGATAGAGGAGGGGATGGTGTTATGACGAAAACCCCAGTCGAAAAGGTAATAGAATCAGCCAAGTCTGATGGTAAAATCAGGGATCACACTGAAGCGGCTTCAAAGTCAAGCTCAGTTTTACCAGTTACCAGGGCCGTCAGAGAGGGGGATAATTTGAGTCAAATAGCCAATGAAGCCTATGGTTCTTCAAGCCGGCAATATGTGGAATGGCTCCGTCGGCATAACCCAGAAATCAGCGACCCCGATATCATTCTTCCAGGTCAAAAAATTGTGTTACCTGAGTACGTGAAAGAATAA
- a CDS encoding thioredoxin domain-containing protein — MIQGVVDREFDGMIEKSPVPVLVEFWQPDCGHCRALTKELEHLQKELGKRLLILTMNVQENFLIPGELEIHSLPTLALFLNGEFKQFIGGIGKKDQIIEQLSPWLENSH; from the coding sequence ATGATTCAGGGAGTAGTTGATCGAGAGTTTGATGGGATGATTGAAAAATCGCCCGTCCCCGTTTTAGTAGAATTTTGGCAGCCCGACTGTGGCCATTGTCGAGCTCTGACCAAAGAATTAGAGCACTTGCAGAAAGAGCTTGGGAAACGCCTTCTCATCCTCACAATGAACGTGCAGGAGAATTTCCTCATTCCCGGGGAATTAGAGATTCATTCCCTTCCTACCTTAGCCCTATTTCTGAATGGGGAATTCAAGCAATTCATTGGTGGGATCGGCAAAAAGGATCAGATCATCGAGCAGCTCTCTCCTTGGCTTGAAAATTCCCATTAG
- a CDS encoding polysaccharide biosynthesis protein: MTKRVVDTLGAFFGLVVCMPLFVLLAFLIKVNSRGPVLSCQERVGRGFRPFCLYKFRTIEQDVSAKGGELTIGEDPRVTSIGKYLRQLKLDELPQLFNVLIGDMSLVGPRPEVAYYVEKFKEDYHDVLTVRPGLTDLASLKYIDEKSVLGKVEKPEDEYTNRILPEKIRLAKLYIEHASFAFDLAVIAQTLLQLLGLRSVILKVTDRDNHDEVAFLEGSVVFQLITKYRRPIIITLDLGLIVLANYLAFWLRFDGHLPQDATQLLLKTLPGLLVIRGIAFGVFRLNEGLWRYISIWDLKKITGGVLAGTVVFYGFVNWGLGIPGYPRSIFIIDSILLVGFLCGIRLAVRIFRERKVLRKTKRVLIIGAGDAGENIVREMQSHSTSSYTPIGFVDDDVSKLSKRIHGVKVLGTRQDLSRILHTHLPEEVLVALPGTNSAVLRDITALLAPFNVRIKTLPNLGDILEGKVTINQIRDLAIEDLLQRPPVGLDPQPVRNLIDGKRVLVTGAGGSIGSELCRQIIALGPKTLILYERHENSLYAIAGELTDQGHAGVIHEVLGDITDVPRLHETFKTYRPEIIFHAAAHKHVPLMEANPGEAFKNNVLGTRLVAEAAAHFGVEHFVLISTDKAVNPSSVMGATKRVAELVVQAMASQNQSQTRFLTVRFGNVLGSNGSVVPRFQKQIKAGGPVTVTHPEVRRYFMLIPEAVILVLQAAALGEQGAIYVLEMGGQIKLVDLARNLIRLSGHVPEKNIPIQFIGLRPGEKLEEELVGECERAVPSSIDKILRIQSIQSLDQAFLTNILSKLEDVQILGHSPSVIELLQQLVPTFHRPEILELAAMSEEYQIH; this comes from the coding sequence ATGACTAAGCGTGTTGTTGACACTCTTGGTGCGTTTTTTGGCTTAGTGGTGTGTATGCCCCTCTTTGTCCTGCTCGCCTTCCTTATTAAAGTGAACTCTCGCGGGCCTGTGTTGTCCTGTCAGGAGCGCGTGGGACGAGGGTTTCGGCCATTTTGTCTGTATAAATTTCGCACGATTGAGCAGGACGTCTCTGCAAAGGGAGGGGAGCTGACCATTGGCGAAGATCCTCGTGTGACCAGCATAGGAAAGTATTTGCGCCAGTTGAAGCTTGACGAGCTTCCGCAGCTGTTCAATGTTTTGATAGGGGATATGAGTCTGGTAGGCCCACGTCCGGAGGTGGCCTATTATGTTGAAAAGTTTAAAGAGGACTATCACGATGTTTTGACGGTCCGGCCTGGTTTAACGGACCTGGCTTCTCTGAAATACATCGATGAAAAGAGCGTGCTCGGAAAAGTCGAGAAACCCGAAGACGAGTATACGAATAGGATCCTGCCGGAAAAAATCCGCTTAGCAAAGCTATATATTGAACATGCTTCTTTTGCTTTTGACCTTGCCGTCATTGCCCAGACGCTATTGCAACTTCTGGGTTTACGGAGTGTAATTTTAAAGGTTACCGATCGTGACAATCATGATGAAGTGGCTTTTCTTGAGGGGTCGGTGGTTTTCCAGCTTATTACCAAATACCGGCGTCCCATTATCATAACGCTGGATCTGGGCCTGATTGTGTTGGCCAATTATCTGGCGTTCTGGTTGAGATTTGACGGCCATCTTCCCCAAGACGCCACGCAACTTTTGCTCAAGACTTTGCCAGGTCTGCTTGTAATTCGTGGGATTGCCTTTGGGGTTTTTCGCCTGAATGAAGGGCTGTGGCGGTATATTAGTATCTGGGATTTAAAAAAAATTACGGGTGGGGTATTGGCTGGGACCGTGGTGTTCTATGGCTTCGTCAATTGGGGGCTTGGTATTCCCGGCTATCCCCGGTCCATTTTTATCATTGATAGTATCCTTTTAGTCGGATTTCTTTGTGGGATCCGGCTTGCTGTCCGAATCTTTCGGGAGCGAAAGGTTTTGAGAAAAACGAAACGTGTTCTCATTATTGGGGCTGGTGATGCCGGTGAAAACATCGTTCGGGAGATGCAATCACATTCCACCTCATCCTATACGCCCATTGGATTTGTGGACGATGATGTCTCCAAATTGAGCAAGCGCATCCATGGAGTAAAAGTTCTGGGAACACGCCAGGATCTATCACGCATTCTTCACACGCACTTACCGGAGGAAGTCTTAGTGGCCTTGCCTGGGACGAATTCAGCCGTTCTTCGCGACATAACGGCACTTTTGGCGCCATTTAACGTGCGTATCAAGACCCTCCCGAACTTGGGTGATATCCTGGAAGGCAAAGTCACGATCAATCAGATACGGGATCTCGCGATTGAGGATCTGCTTCAGCGTCCCCCTGTGGGGTTGGACCCCCAGCCCGTTCGCAATTTAATTGATGGGAAGCGAGTATTGGTGACTGGGGCGGGCGGGTCTATTGGTTCTGAGCTCTGCCGCCAAATTATCGCGCTAGGGCCTAAGACCCTCATCCTATATGAACGACACGAGAACAGTTTATACGCGATTGCGGGGGAGCTGACGGATCAAGGCCATGCCGGTGTGATTCATGAAGTGCTGGGAGATATCACGGATGTTCCACGTCTCCACGAGACATTCAAGACGTACCGTCCCGAGATCATATTCCATGCGGCGGCCCACAAGCATGTGCCGTTAATGGAAGCGAATCCCGGAGAAGCTTTTAAGAATAATGTCTTGGGCACACGTTTAGTGGCCGAAGCGGCCGCACACTTTGGTGTCGAGCATTTTGTCTTGATTTCAACAGATAAGGCTGTCAATCCATCCAGTGTCATGGGGGCGACCAAACGGGTGGCGGAATTGGTTGTCCAGGCCATGGCGAGTCAGAATCAGAGTCAAACGCGATTCCTGACCGTTCGCTTTGGTAATGTTTTGGGCAGTAATGGAAGTGTCGTGCCGCGCTTCCAAAAACAGATAAAGGCTGGGGGACCAGTCACGGTCACACATCCTGAGGTTCGGCGCTATTTCATGCTGATTCCTGAAGCGGTGATCTTAGTATTGCAGGCTGCTGCCCTTGGGGAGCAAGGCGCTATTTATGTCCTCGAGATGGGCGGACAAATCAAACTTGTGGATCTCGCGCGTAACCTCATTCGACTCTCTGGCCATGTGCCTGAAAAAAATATTCCCATCCAGTTTATCGGTCTTCGACCTGGAGAAAAGCTCGAAGAAGAATTGGTCGGGGAATGTGAGCGAGCTGTGCCTTCATCAATTGATAAGATCCTCAGGATTCAATCAATCCAGTCCCTTGATCAGGCATTCCTGACAAATATTCTGAGCAAGTTGGAGGATGTACAGATATTGGGCCATTCTCCCTCGGTGATTGAGCTCCTTCAGCAGTTGGTCCCGACTTTTCATCGTCCTGAAATTTTGGAACTGGCAGCAATGAGTGAGGAATATCAAATTCACTGA
- a CDS encoding polysaccharide export protein, protein MKTVDASNLEPNGYPALSGKTKVDPPSLVPGQEHERINIDDPRYIIQPGDQLSVKFFFNPELNEEDLVVRPDGHISLQLVHEVKAADLTPIQLKSILEEKYVGQLKNPEIAVIVRSVREPYRIYVDGEVKTPGEYEMVGSLSVLQAIARAGGMKEDTAKKGDVKVIREDQDGQRFVINVDLDRALNGGDLSQDIRLLPSDMVYVPRSFW, encoded by the coding sequence ATGAAAACCGTTGATGCTTCGAATTTGGAACCAAATGGTTACCCTGCTCTTTCTGGAAAAACAAAAGTTGATCCTCCATCTTTAGTTCCTGGGCAAGAGCATGAAAGAATCAATATCGATGATCCACGTTATATAATCCAACCTGGGGACCAATTAAGCGTAAAATTCTTTTTTAATCCGGAATTAAATGAAGAGGATTTAGTTGTGCGCCCTGATGGGCATATTTCCCTCCAATTGGTTCATGAAGTTAAGGCCGCAGATTTGACCCCCATTCAGCTTAAAAGCATTTTGGAGGAAAAATATGTTGGACAACTGAAAAATCCGGAGATTGCCGTCATTGTTCGTTCAGTCCGGGAGCCTTATAGAATCTATGTCGATGGGGAAGTCAAAACACCGGGAGAATATGAAATGGTCGGATCACTAAGTGTGTTGCAAGCAATTGCGCGTGCCGGGGGTATGAAGGAGGATACGGCTAAGAAAGGCGACGTGAAAGTAATACGTGAGGATCAAGATGGTCAGAGATTTGTTATTAATGTGGATTTGGACAGGGCTCTCAATGGAGGGGATTTGAGTCAGGATATTCGACTACTCCCGTCTGATATGGTCTATGTGCCAAGGTCATTTTGGTAG
- a CDS encoding glutathione peroxidase: MAGTNLFIPRYASIATLCALVIFSGCSQEYSTSIGEAVANEPQPQLLPSDQQASKFDFTKDKPASQIYNFTMEDIDNKPRSLNEFKGQVMMIVNTASFCGNTPQYAGLQTLYERYRDQGFTILAFPANDFGKQEPGDNKEIAEFCYTKYSLEFPLFSKITVIGEQKHPLYRYLTEDTSFKGEITWNFQKFLINRNGAVIARYDPKQKPLSPQIVDDIENTLRSS; this comes from the coding sequence ATGGCAGGCACAAATCTATTCATTCCTCGTTATGCCTCAATAGCCACACTGTGTGCGCTAGTAATCTTTAGCGGATGTAGTCAGGAGTATTCAACATCTATAGGAGAAGCAGTGGCCAATGAACCCCAGCCCCAACTACTCCCTTCAGATCAACAAGCTTCAAAATTTGATTTCACAAAGGATAAACCGGCTTCACAAATTTACAACTTCACCATGGAAGATATTGATAATAAACCACGCTCCCTCAACGAGTTCAAAGGACAGGTCATGATGATCGTGAATACGGCAAGCTTTTGTGGAAATACGCCGCAGTATGCCGGACTCCAAACCTTATATGAACGATACCGCGATCAAGGATTTACGATTTTGGCCTTTCCGGCGAATGACTTTGGCAAACAGGAACCTGGAGACAACAAGGAAATCGCGGAATTTTGCTATACAAAGTATTCCTTGGAATTCCCGTTGTTTAGTAAAATCACGGTGATTGGTGAACAGAAGCACCCCCTCTATCGCTATCTCACCGAAGACACCAGCTTTAAGGGGGAGATTACCTGGAATTTCCAAAAATTTCTTATTAACCGGAACGGAGCGGTCATTGCTCGGTATGATCCTAAACAGAAGCCCCTGTCTCCACAGATTGTGGACGATATAGAAAACACTCTACGATCTTCCTAA
- a CDS encoding deoxyribodipyrimidine photo-lyase codes for MTTNNSPVVVWFRQDLRIKDNPALLAAHKTGHPILLLFILDEENSGEWKLGAASRWWLHESLKVLNVTFEGNLCFKKGPAQKVLMDVIKEAGAAAIYWNRCYEPWRIPRDAHIQETLQTEGIEVHTCNGSLLFEPQTALKSDGTPYKVFTPFYQNGCLRNGNEPRQPLKDPKNLRLSTYKGVALKDLDLLPNIPWHKKLAKHWEPGEAGAQARLKAFLKSGLKHYKEGRNYPSRNNVSRLSPHLHFGEISPNAVWHAAKQHMGAEGWRKEGETFLSELGWREFSHSLLFHFPELPRKNLQKKFNTFPWRKDLKALKRWQQGQTGYPIVDAGMRELWGTGYMHNRIRMIVGSFLVKNLMLHWHLGEDWFWDTLVDADLANNSASWQWIAGCGADAAPYFRIFNPVTQGKKFDEDGEYVRRFIPELKKMPMKYLHNPWEAPEKVLAEAGVLLGENYPLPIVKLSDSRERALEAFSGLT; via the coding sequence ATGACAACAAACAACTCCCCAGTCGTGGTCTGGTTTCGCCAGGATTTACGCATCAAGGACAACCCGGCATTGTTGGCGGCCCATAAAACAGGGCACCCTATCCTCCTACTATTTATTCTTGATGAGGAAAATAGCGGAGAATGGAAGTTAGGCGCTGCCAGCCGCTGGTGGCTGCATGAAAGTCTCAAGGTGCTGAACGTAACATTCGAGGGCAATCTGTGCTTCAAGAAAGGACCGGCTCAAAAGGTCCTGATGGACGTCATCAAAGAGGCAGGAGCAGCGGCAATTTATTGGAACCGATGTTACGAACCCTGGCGAATCCCCAGGGATGCACACATACAAGAAACATTGCAGACCGAAGGAATCGAGGTTCACACCTGTAACGGCTCCCTGCTTTTTGAACCCCAGACAGCGCTCAAAAGCGACGGCACTCCGTATAAGGTGTTCACTCCCTTTTATCAAAATGGATGTCTCAGAAATGGCAATGAACCCCGACAACCCCTAAAAGACCCAAAAAATTTAAGGCTTTCCACATACAAAGGTGTGGCACTGAAAGATCTGGACCTGCTGCCAAATATTCCCTGGCACAAAAAACTTGCCAAACATTGGGAGCCCGGAGAAGCCGGGGCACAGGCTCGACTGAAAGCGTTTCTCAAAAGCGGCCTCAAACACTACAAAGAAGGCCGAAACTATCCCTCCAGAAACAATGTCTCGCGGTTATCGCCGCATCTGCATTTCGGAGAAATCTCACCGAATGCGGTGTGGCATGCCGCCAAACAACACATGGGCGCTGAAGGATGGCGGAAGGAGGGGGAGACGTTTTTAAGTGAACTGGGCTGGCGGGAATTTTCTCACAGTCTGCTCTTTCACTTCCCGGAGCTCCCCCGAAAAAATCTGCAAAAGAAATTTAATACCTTTCCCTGGCGTAAAGATCTAAAAGCCCTGAAAAGATGGCAACAAGGTCAAACCGGCTACCCCATCGTGGATGCCGGCATGCGTGAACTGTGGGGAACCGGTTACATGCATAACCGCATTCGCATGATTGTCGGATCCTTTCTGGTTAAAAACCTCATGTTGCACTGGCACCTTGGGGAAGACTGGTTTTGGGATACATTGGTCGATGCCGATCTTGCCAACAACAGTGCCAGCTGGCAATGGATTGCAGGCTGTGGGGCCGATGCGGCACCCTATTTTAGAATTTTCAACCCCGTCACGCAGGGAAAAAAGTTCGATGAAGATGGCGAGTATGTTCGACGGTTCATCCCCGAGTTAAAAAAGATGCCGATGAAATACCTGCATAATCCTTGGGAAGCACCCGAAAAAGTGTTGGCAGAAGCGGGGGTGCTACTCGGAGAGAATTATCCCCTGCCGATCGTCAAACTCAGCGATTCCCGTGAGCGAGCGCTGGAGGCATTTTCGGGATTGACCTAA
- a CDS encoding GumC family protein, translating into MEPEVYAADDGLPYPLGSVRDVLTALFKHKTKVLTIFLLVVGIVAGYVFTLVPLYEAKTSLLLKLGREHVFRPEVGKEGQFVKYNEDAALQSELEIISSKDLIRRVVSTLGIEKVYPEFLDPSLEIHDPLEKGVSTFLKNLLPIPVKGSSVLEISYLNPRPEVAAEALNLLVELLKEKHLQVFSDPKASFLTKQLHTYQEKLEQSEANLQAFKHRHDLSSPLVEQQRRLLDQRATLDSDYKTTKNKLQGLVGKIASLDTQMKTILESISDSTVEEGGNLEKAKAELFALRREEQKLLAKYTETSFPVLSLRTEIDQVEQFILAEQKNERANTIASGKKAMYSELEKERLGAVSESTTLQASREVIALQMEDLDKKIQRLDELNKEMIVLERQRAADEQNYNLYLSRVEEANVSEEMDRLKMANISVIQRAEVPGGPAGRSPILLVTLGAILGIMAGAGFGLLLEYFQGAYTRPEQAANDLNLPLLATFGQKL; encoded by the coding sequence ATGGAACCTGAAGTCTATGCGGCTGATGATGGTTTACCCTACCCCCTGGGAAGTGTACGAGATGTTCTGACCGCTCTTTTTAAGCATAAGACTAAGGTCCTCACTATTTTTCTGTTGGTTGTTGGCATTGTTGCAGGCTATGTCTTTACATTAGTCCCTCTCTATGAAGCTAAAACCAGTCTACTTTTGAAGCTTGGGAGGGAGCATGTATTTCGTCCTGAAGTAGGGAAAGAAGGTCAATTTGTTAAATATAATGAGGATGCTGCTCTTCAATCGGAATTAGAGATTATTTCTAGTAAGGACCTCATAAGGCGGGTCGTAAGCACTTTAGGTATTGAAAAAGTCTATCCGGAATTTTTAGACCCTTCATTGGAGATTCACGACCCTTTAGAAAAGGGGGTTTCAACATTTTTGAAGAATCTTCTACCCATCCCCGTCAAGGGTTCGAGCGTACTTGAAATATCGTATTTGAATCCCCGGCCTGAGGTTGCAGCTGAAGCACTCAACCTCCTTGTTGAATTACTGAAAGAGAAGCATCTTCAAGTGTTTAGCGATCCGAAGGCTTCATTTTTAACGAAACAATTACATACCTACCAGGAGAAATTGGAACAGTCAGAAGCAAATCTTCAGGCTTTTAAACATAGGCATGATCTTTCCTCCCCTCTTGTCGAACAGCAACGCCGTCTCCTGGATCAGCGGGCCACTCTGGATAGTGATTACAAAACCACCAAGAATAAGCTGCAAGGATTGGTAGGTAAAATCGCTTCACTTGATACTCAGATGAAAACCATTCTCGAAAGTATTTCTGATTCCACAGTGGAAGAAGGGGGAAACCTGGAAAAGGCCAAAGCGGAATTGTTTGCTCTGAGACGTGAAGAACAAAAGCTTTTAGCCAAGTACACCGAAACTAGTTTTCCTGTTTTAAGCCTTCGAACGGAAATTGACCAGGTGGAACAGTTTATTCTTGCCGAACAAAAAAACGAGCGTGCCAATACAATAGCAAGTGGAAAGAAAGCAATGTATAGCGAGCTTGAAAAGGAGAGACTGGGGGCCGTGTCCGAGTCAACAACCCTCCAGGCAAGCCGTGAGGTGATTGCCCTTCAAATGGAGGATCTTGACAAAAAAATCCAGAGACTTGACGAATTAAATAAAGAAATGATTGTCCTGGAGCGGCAGAGGGCAGCAGATGAGCAAAATTACAATTTGTATCTTTCTCGAGTAGAGGAAGCGAATGTATCTGAAGAAATGGACCGGCTCAAAATGGCCAATATTAGCGTGATCCAACGCGCAGAGGTCCCTGGAGGCCCAGCTGGACGTTCTCCAATACTGCTTGTAACGTTGGGAGCCATTTTGGGGATAATGGCTGGAGCCGGATTTGGACTTCTATTAGAGTACTTCCAAGGTGCCTATACTCGCCCTGAACAAGCGGCAAACGATTTAAACCTTCCCCTCCTGGCCACTTTTGGTCAAAAGCTGTAA
- a CDS encoding CpsD/CapB family tyrosine-protein kinase: MAQNIAALLPSPDKNVIQFIGSRKGEGTSTLVREFALVSSQHSNKPVLLVEADLMHPSQYQAFGIEAKSPLDHVLKDGKALDGVVSQVDQSNLFLATLSSKVQSALTTRTFYNPTDMWKIVREQFSLILIDSSPANVTADSLALCETVDGIVLVVEAEQTRSAVAKKVRDQILMQEGNLLGMVFTKRHLYIPESLYKFI, encoded by the coding sequence ATGGCACAAAACATTGCCGCACTTCTTCCAAGCCCTGACAAAAATGTCATTCAGTTCATCGGGTCAAGAAAGGGCGAAGGTACGTCCACGCTTGTTCGGGAATTTGCTCTGGTTTCCTCTCAGCACAGCAATAAGCCTGTCCTTCTTGTTGAAGCAGATCTTATGCACCCCTCGCAGTATCAGGCATTCGGGATCGAGGCCAAATCCCCTTTGGATCATGTATTAAAGGATGGGAAAGCCCTTGATGGGGTCGTTTCTCAGGTTGACCAATCGAATCTTTTTCTAGCTACATTATCTTCCAAAGTTCAATCAGCTCTTACAACACGAACTTTTTACAATCCTACTGATATGTGGAAAATTGTTCGTGAACAGTTTTCCCTCATACTCATAGATTCGTCTCCGGCCAATGTCACAGCAGATAGCTTGGCACTTTGTGAAACTGTTGATGGTATTGTGTTGGTGGTTGAAGCCGAACAAACCCGTTCGGCTGTCGCAAAAAAAGTCAGAGATCAGATTCTTATGCAGGAAGGAAATCTCCTTGGTATGGTGTTTACCAAACGGCATTTATACATCCCGGAATCTCTCTATAAATTCATTTAG
- a CDS encoding polysaccharide biosynthesis/export family protein has translation MDITNIQLAYRWFYRHSLIRPNTVPVLLALVLCGGISVHQTPAYADPGSVVIGKASNPEDIEKIENEVFSIMKQQLRSYQQSLEESEGRLQDFQRKHGIILIETQMNHLLQQRLSLDDSLKQAENQVKGFQERLAWVQGQISQIPEQIPLSSSASEQGVVGGAKNNLLTLQLKEQELLNKYTENNPHIQSIRKEMELINQFIKEQESQVARSVSTGKNPLYLEMEMQLFHTQADLVSAEAQSEVIKQQIAGVDKELDRLRNLGPELDELRRQVTADEKNYINYLTKVGKTPPQDYQIQVGDQLDIKFFFNPELNETVLVRPDGRIALQLVGEITVVGHTVEQIRAILIKTYSGQLKNPEVAVLLRSTNVPGEDSGTTAAEGNFGGK, from the coding sequence GTGGATATTACAAATATTCAATTAGCTTATCGATGGTTTTATAGACATTCTCTGATTAGGCCAAACACTGTGCCTGTTTTACTCGCACTCGTCCTCTGTGGGGGAATTTCCGTCCATCAGACACCCGCTTATGCCGACCCCGGATCAGTAGTAATCGGAAAGGCTTCGAACCCTGAAGATATAGAAAAAATTGAAAATGAAGTATTTTCGATTATGAAACAACAACTCCGTTCTTATCAACAAAGCCTGGAAGAATCCGAGGGGCGTCTTCAGGATTTTCAACGGAAGCATGGAATTATATTAATTGAAACGCAAATGAATCATCTTCTTCAACAGCGTTTATCTTTGGACGATTCATTAAAGCAGGCCGAAAACCAAGTCAAAGGCTTTCAAGAGAGACTTGCTTGGGTGCAGGGTCAGATAAGCCAAATTCCAGAACAGATCCCTCTTTCCAGTTCGGCTTCAGAGCAAGGGGTAGTTGGTGGGGCCAAGAATAATTTACTAACCCTGCAATTAAAAGAGCAGGAACTTTTAAACAAATATACCGAGAATAACCCTCATATTCAGTCAATTCGAAAAGAAATGGAATTGATTAATCAGTTCATAAAGGAACAGGAATCTCAAGTGGCCCGTAGTGTATCCACTGGCAAAAACCCGCTCTATCTTGAGATGGAAATGCAATTATTTCACACCCAAGCCGATCTCGTATCAGCTGAAGCTCAGAGTGAAGTGATTAAGCAACAGATTGCTGGTGTGGACAAGGAACTGGATAGGCTGAGAAATTTGGGGCCGGAACTCGATGAACTTCGGCGCCAAGTCACAGCAGATGAAAAAAATTACATAAATTATCTCACCAAAGTAGGGAAGACGCCACCACAAGATTATCAAATTCAGGTTGGGGATCAGCTCGATATTAAATTCTTTTTCAATCCGGAACTCAATGAAACCGTTCTGGTCCGTCCTGATGGGCGTATCGCCTTGCAGTTGGTCGGTGAAATTACTGTTGTTGGACATACCGTGGAACAAATTCGAGCGATATTAATCAAGACATATTCCGGGCAACTCAAAAATCCTGAAGTGGCGGTCCTTCTTCGATCAACAAATGTGCCAGGGGAAGATTCCGGCACAACAGCTGCTGAAGGGAATTTTGGAGGGAAATAA